In Cynocephalus volans isolate mCynVol1 chromosome 13, mCynVol1.pri, whole genome shotgun sequence, a genomic segment contains:
- the C13H18orf32 gene encoding UPF0729 protein C18orf32 homolog, whose product MVCIPCIVIPVLLWIYKKFLEPYIYPLISPFVSRIWPRKAVQESNDKNQGKIHYKDTDINGLPTKGPAEISAKKKD is encoded by the exons ATGGTGTGCATTCCTTGTATCGTCATTCCAGTTCTGCTCTGGATCTACAAAAAATTCCTGGAGCCATACATATACCCTCTGATTTCCCCTTTTGTTAGTCGCATATGGCCTAGAAAAGCTGTGCAGGAATCCAATGATAAAAATCAAGGCAAAATACACTATAAG gaTACGGACATAAATGGATTACCAACAAAAGGGCCAGCAGAAATCTCTGCTAAAAAGAAAGACTGA
- the RPL17 gene encoding large ribosomal subunit protein uL22, with the protein MVRYSLDPENPTKSCKSRGSNLRVHFKNTRETAQAIKGMHIRKATKYLKDVTLQKQCVPFRRYNGGVGRCAQAKQWGWTQGRWPKKSAEFLLHMLKNAESNAELKGLDVDSLVIEHIQVNKAPKMRRRTYRAHGRINPYMSSPCHIEMILTEKEQIVPKPEEEVAQKKKISQKKLKKQKLMARE; encoded by the exons ATGGTTCGCTATTCGCTTGACCCAGAAAACCCCACAAAAT CGTGTAAGTCGAGAGGTTCAAATCTTCGTGTTCACTTTAAG AACACCCGTGAAACTGCTCAGGCCATTAAGGGTATGCATATCCGTAAAGCCACCAAGTATCTGAAGGATGTCACCTTACAGAAGCAATGTGTACCATTCAGGCGTTACAATGGTGGAGTTGGTAGGTGTGCCCAG gcCAAACAGTGGGGTTGGACACAGGGTCGGTGGCCCAAAAAGAGTGCTGAATTTTTGCTGCACATGCTTAAAAATGCAGAGAGTAATGCTGAACTTAAG GGTTTAGATGTAGATTCTCTGGTGATTGAGCATATCCAGGTGAACAAAGCACCCAAGATGCGCCGCCGTACTTACAGAGCTCATGGTCGGATTAACCCATACATGAGCTCCCCCTGCCACATCGAAATGATCCTTACTGAAAAGGAACAAATCGTTCCCAAACCAGAAGAAGAGGTTGcacagaagaaaaag ATATCccagaagaaactgaagaaacaaaaacttatggCTCGAGAATAA